A genomic window from Paenibacillus sp. FSL K6-0276 includes:
- a CDS encoding response regulator, translating into MYKIILVDDEDEVREGIKQKISWNKYGFELVGDFDNGRDALEAIEQYRPDVIITDIYMPFMDGLGLAKAVMERYRDMKVIIVTGYEDFEYAKRAITLKVTEYLLKPINAREFAEFLSKMKQDLDEEHLQKANIAKLRMQLNQSFPLLRERFLEKLVTTRMKNEEIENKMNYFHIQLQGAVKLAIVIDIEMENRSQDIASDAELLRFAAFNIVQEQLEKEQGGVVFQTRDGKLAAILSGDSEEIEVTTQLLADQVQTSLNKYLKLTATIGIGRKYSGLQQIPQSFQEAISSIEYRYLLGIDKVISIQDLEFGKGLDQAHFSSWEKQFISALKTGKASAISEVLSKWFQELKSNSSSIEGCRSSIYQMLVSLMNYVVDIGFPNTVLVSQDMFAEVAALKTLDEARNYLERTCHELILKLSEQRTTVRTSQMKAAEAYIRDNYCNDSFSLNELCSHIFMSISYFSATFKQHTGETFIEYLTRLRLDKAKELLAVTQLKTYDIAARVGYADPQYFSVIFKRNVGITPKEYRQRQKENLPL; encoded by the coding sequence ATGTATAAGATTATTCTGGTTGATGATGAAGATGAGGTTCGTGAGGGGATCAAACAGAAGATATCATGGAACAAATATGGTTTTGAGCTTGTTGGTGATTTCGATAACGGCAGAGATGCCCTTGAAGCGATCGAGCAGTATCGACCAGATGTGATTATTACAGATATTTACATGCCCTTTATGGATGGATTAGGATTGGCCAAAGCTGTAATGGAACGTTATCGGGACATGAAGGTCATTATCGTAACTGGATATGAAGACTTCGAATACGCCAAGCGGGCTATAACCTTGAAGGTGACTGAATATTTGTTAAAACCGATTAATGCCCGTGAGTTTGCCGAATTTCTAAGCAAAATGAAGCAGGATTTGGATGAAGAGCATTTACAAAAAGCCAATATCGCTAAGCTTCGCATGCAATTAAATCAGAGCTTTCCTTTGCTCCGCGAACGATTTCTGGAGAAACTTGTTACTACTCGTATGAAAAACGAAGAGATCGAGAATAAAATGAATTATTTTCATATACAGTTGCAGGGTGCGGTTAAGCTTGCAATCGTAATAGATATAGAAATGGAGAATCGGAGCCAGGACATTGCTTCTGATGCAGAGCTACTTCGTTTTGCCGCTTTTAACATTGTGCAGGAGCAACTTGAGAAGGAGCAGGGAGGCGTTGTGTTTCAGACGAGAGATGGTAAACTCGCCGCGATATTATCAGGGGATTCAGAAGAGATCGAAGTCACAACACAGCTTCTCGCGGATCAAGTTCAGACCAGCTTGAACAAATATTTGAAGCTGACGGCTACCATCGGCATCGGTCGAAAATACTCTGGCTTGCAGCAAATACCACAATCTTTCCAGGAAGCGATTTCATCGATAGAATATCGATATCTTTTAGGCATAGATAAGGTTATCTCCATTCAGGATCTTGAGTTTGGTAAAGGATTGGATCAAGCACATTTCTCATCATGGGAAAAGCAATTCATATCCGCATTGAAGACAGGTAAAGCTTCAGCGATCTCGGAGGTCCTCTCCAAATGGTTTCAGGAACTAAAGAGTAATAGCTCCTCAATAGAAGGCTGCCGCAGTAGCATCTACCAGATGCTCGTCTCTCTAATGAATTATGTAGTGGATATCGGATTCCCTAATACAGTGCTTGTTTCTCAAGATATGTTCGCAGAGGTTGCTGCCCTAAAGACTTTAGATGAAGCTAGGAATTATCTAGAGAGAACTTGCCATGAGCTGATACTTAAGCTATCGGAACAAAGAACAACAGTTAGGACTTCTCAGATGAAAGCCGCGGAAGCTTATATTCGAGATAATTATTGTAATGACAGCTTCTCACTCAATGAGCTGTGTAGCCATATTTTTATGAGCATCAGTTATTTCAGTGCGACTTTTAAACAGCATACCGGCGAGACTTTTATTGAGTATTTAACTCGTCTCCGTTTGGATAAAGCTAAAGAACTCCTTGCAGTCACACAGTTGAAGACTTATGATATCGCTGCTAGAGTTGGCTATGCTGATCCACAGTATTTCAGTGTTATTTTCAAACGTAATGTAGGGATCACACCGAAGGAATATCGACAGCGACAGAAGGAGAATCTCCCTCTATGA
- a CDS encoding VanW family protein produces MNTPQAAMKPIQRSRLRLFAGKRYFIWKRYLKWCTSRSKVAKQRTSDILSYEAMNHATPLLRSLRNVDMVLQYNKITNLRLAIAKLDGLMVRPGETFSYWRCIGKPSKRKGYLDGMVLHYGGFHSGVGGGLCQLSNLIYWMTLHTPLTVTERHRHSYDVFPDEQRTQPFGSGATCSYNYLDLQVKNNTNQTYQLKLWLDDSHLHGEWRCDEQSLYEYEVYESDHRISLEPWGGYIRSNRISRKVYTRTGDLVGEEAVTDNYALMMYSPLLHG; encoded by the coding sequence ATGAATACACCTCAAGCTGCCATGAAACCTATTCAGCGTTCTCGACTTAGACTATTTGCCGGAAAGCGGTATTTTATTTGGAAAAGATACTTGAAATGGTGCACTAGCCGCAGTAAGGTAGCGAAGCAGCGCACTAGTGATATTTTATCTTATGAGGCAATGAATCACGCTACACCATTATTAAGAAGTCTTCGGAATGTAGATATGGTGCTTCAATACAATAAAATAACTAATTTACGGCTGGCGATCGCGAAACTGGATGGACTCATGGTACGTCCGGGGGAGACTTTCTCTTATTGGAGATGCATCGGTAAGCCCAGTAAACGAAAAGGCTATTTGGATGGGATGGTGCTGCATTATGGGGGCTTCCATTCTGGAGTTGGCGGAGGCTTATGCCAGTTGTCCAATCTCATCTACTGGATGACACTGCATACACCTCTTACAGTAACGGAACGTCATCGGCACAGCTATGATGTATTTCCAGATGAACAGCGTACACAGCCATTTGGAAGCGGGGCTACCTGTTCTTATAATTATTTGGACCTTCAAGTGAAGAATAACACGAATCAAACGTATCAATTAAAGCTCTGGCTGGATGATAGCCATTTGCATGGGGAATGGAGATGCGATGAGCAGTCTCTTTATGAATATGAAGTGTATGAAAGTGACCATAGGATTAGCTTGGAGCCTTGGGGTGGATATATACGTAGCAATCGGATTAGTCGAAAAGTATATACACGTACCGGCGACCTAGTTGGAGAGGAAGCTGTAACGGATAACTATGCGCTTATGATGTATTCCCCGCTTCTTCATGGATAA
- a CDS encoding DMT family transporter, which translates to MKLKKPPLPIPILMLIGIVAISFSAIFIKWSAAPASVQGMYRLLFTSLLMLPFARPYSGAAFALRKKDWIMLMFSGAMLALHFLLWMGSLKYTSVASSTMIMALEPVFIMLGVYFLYKEKTAVSAILGLSIAIGGVVFIGWGDIGISADNLKGDLLSVGGTVAVAVHMLIGQKLVVRMPSYLYSLIVFLSAAGVFAIYNLIMGISFFNYPANEWGIFLLLAVVPTVFGHILFNWLLQYVSATTVSMNILGEPVGASILAYLLLGEQLTALQWAGGLLVMFGLGVYLYAGRKKTIQVADAIQNAS; encoded by the coding sequence GTGAAGCTTAAAAAACCACCACTTCCTATTCCCATTTTAATGTTGATTGGGATTGTGGCTATCTCTTTTTCTGCCATTTTTATTAAATGGTCTGCAGCACCAGCATCTGTACAAGGAATGTATCGGCTTCTGTTCACCTCACTGCTGATGTTGCCTTTTGCAAGACCTTACAGTGGAGCTGCGTTCGCTCTTCGTAAAAAAGACTGGATCATGCTTATGTTCTCAGGCGCTATGCTAGCTCTACATTTTTTGCTTTGGATGGGCTCTTTGAAGTATACTTCGGTAGCAAGTTCAACGATGATCATGGCGCTGGAGCCAGTGTTTATTATGCTGGGCGTTTATTTTTTGTATAAGGAAAAAACGGCTGTGTCTGCTATTCTGGGGCTGAGTATTGCTATTGGCGGAGTAGTGTTTATCGGCTGGGGAGATATTGGTATTTCTGCGGATAATCTGAAAGGTGATTTGTTATCGGTTGGAGGAACAGTAGCGGTAGCTGTGCATATGCTTATCGGTCAAAAGCTTGTAGTGCGCATGCCCTCATATTTGTATAGCTTGATAGTGTTCTTGTCAGCGGCTGGTGTGTTTGCCATATACAATCTGATTATGGGGATTTCCTTCTTCAACTATCCTGCGAATGAGTGGGGAATCTTCCTATTGCTTGCAGTGGTACCTACGGTATTCGGCCATATTTTATTTAATTGGCTACTACAGTATGTATCCGCAACTACGGTATCTATGAACATCTTAGGCGAACCAGTGGGGGCTAGTATCCTTGCTTATTTGCTCTTAGGAGAACAATTAACTGCGCTACAATGGGCAGGTGGACTTTTGGTTATGTTTGGACTGGGCGTATATTTGTATGCTGGAAGAAAGAAAACGATTCAGGTGGCAGATGCCATTCAGAATGCTTCATAA
- a CDS encoding sugar ABC transporter ATP-binding protein, giving the protein MDEVLLRMAGIDKFFPGVHALNQCQFELKRGEVHALVGENGAGKSTLMKIATGVYSKDAGQMWYKGSEVEIANTRAAQELGISIIHQELNLMPHLTVAQNIFIGREPRKALKWFVDDQEQNRKVQELFDQMNLKLDPKTLVSDLTVANQQMVEIAKALSFNAEVLIMDEPTAALTDTEINELFRMIEQLRQEGVGIIYISHRMDELKRISDRITVMRDGCYVDTVRTDSVTIDQIISMMVGRELYQASKPTISKQTQQVVLEVQNLSSGQLLKDISFHLNKGEILGFAGLMGAGRTEVVRAVFGADPIDKGEIKLHGNTVRIRQPHQAVQHGIGYLSEDRKRYGLLVDMDISMNNAIASFYKFRNAFGWMKDREMRKSAEQHAESLATKTPSISQKVKFLSGGNQQKVVIGKWLTRDCDVLIFDEPTRGIDVGAKSEIYKLLDQLASEGKAIIIVSSDLLEILRMSHRIIVMCEGRITGELIAEEASQEAIMKYATMRS; this is encoded by the coding sequence ATGGACGAAGTATTGCTCCGTATGGCGGGAATCGATAAATTTTTCCCAGGTGTTCATGCATTGAATCAATGTCAATTTGAACTGAAGCGTGGAGAAGTTCATGCATTAGTTGGAGAAAATGGTGCAGGGAAGTCTACCCTGATGAAAATTGCAACTGGTGTCTATTCCAAAGATGCGGGTCAGATGTGGTACAAGGGATCAGAGGTGGAAATAGCCAATACCCGTGCTGCGCAGGAACTTGGAATCAGTATTATCCATCAAGAATTGAATTTAATGCCGCATCTTACAGTGGCCCAAAATATATTTATTGGTCGTGAGCCGCGTAAGGCACTGAAATGGTTCGTTGATGATCAGGAGCAGAATCGTAAGGTGCAGGAACTGTTTGATCAGATGAACCTAAAGTTGGATCCGAAGACTTTGGTCTCAGACCTGACTGTCGCTAATCAGCAAATGGTTGAAATCGCCAAAGCATTGTCCTTCAATGCGGAAGTACTGATTATGGATGAACCAACCGCAGCGTTGACAGATACGGAAATTAACGAGTTATTCCGTATGATCGAGCAGTTACGACAAGAAGGGGTAGGCATCATATACATCTCTCACCGAATGGATGAATTGAAACGGATCTCAGACCGCATTACAGTCATGCGTGATGGTTGCTATGTGGATACCGTTCGGACGGATTCGGTAACAATTGATCAAATTATTAGCATGATGGTCGGTCGTGAACTTTATCAAGCGTCAAAGCCGACAATATCGAAACAGACACAGCAAGTTGTATTAGAAGTTCAGAATCTATCCAGTGGGCAATTGTTGAAGGATATCAGCTTTCATCTGAATAAAGGTGAGATTCTGGGTTTCGCTGGATTAATGGGAGCTGGACGTACTGAGGTTGTTCGCGCCGTATTTGGGGCTGATCCTATCGATAAAGGTGAGATTAAGCTGCATGGAAATACGGTTCGTATACGACAGCCTCATCAAGCGGTGCAGCATGGTATTGGCTATTTGTCCGAAGATCGCAAACGCTACGGACTGCTTGTAGATATGGACATTAGCATGAATAATGCGATTGCTTCCTTCTATAAATTCCGTAATGCATTCGGATGGATGAAGGATCGGGAAATGCGAAAGTCAGCGGAGCAGCATGCAGAATCACTAGCAACCAAGACTCCAAGTATAAGCCAAAAAGTCAAATTCTTGTCCGGTGGTAATCAGCAAAAAGTAGTTATCGGTAAATGGTTGACGAGAGACTGCGATGTGCTGATCTTCGACGAACCGACACGTGGTATTGATGTAGGGGCGAAAAGTGAGATCTATAAGTTGCTTGATCAGTTGGCGAGCGAAGGAAAAGCGATCATTATAGTCTCCTCAGATCTCTTAGAGATTCTAAGAATGAGTCATCGCATTATTGTCATGTGTGAAGGACGTATAACTGGAGAACTAATCGCAGAAGAAGCATCGCAAGAAGCAATTATGAAATACGCGACGATGCGTTCATAA
- a CDS encoding class I SAM-dependent methyltransferase: MEEQDQIVDQNTEKNTGPTSEELWNEDTYTAWVARFGTPSEAAAKLIKEPSAKLYPLSTYFGDVQGKKMMNLMGSNGMKAVALSLLGADVTVADFSEANARYAADLAQEAGIQLTYIVSDVLKLPDHVLDGSYDIVFAELGIVHYFTDLAPFMETVRRLLSPDGVFILRDFHPVTTKLISSKGSTAKVRKHKVSGDYFDTTLEEKKVSYSKYLPSTGKPVGEQEHSDVYWRRWTLGEIVTAAASSGLVIRQLVEEPNLSSDVYDKGIPKTFTLVAGKGL, encoded by the coding sequence ATGGAAGAACAAGATCAAATTGTAGATCAGAATACTGAAAAAAACACAGGGCCAACGAGTGAGGAACTATGGAACGAAGACACGTACACAGCTTGGGTTGCTCGATTTGGTACACCGTCAGAGGCAGCAGCCAAGTTAATCAAGGAACCAAGTGCAAAGCTGTACCCGCTCTCTACTTATTTTGGAGATGTGCAGGGTAAAAAAATGATGAATCTTATGGGATCAAACGGAATGAAGGCAGTTGCACTGTCATTACTTGGGGCGGACGTAACGGTTGCCGACTTCTCGGAAGCTAATGCGCGTTATGCGGCTGATCTTGCACAAGAAGCGGGTATTCAGCTTACCTACATCGTATCGGATGTTCTTAAGCTTCCAGATCACGTGCTCGACGGTTCATATGATATCGTATTTGCGGAGTTAGGGATTGTACACTACTTTACCGACCTTGCACCGTTCATGGAAACAGTCCGTAGATTGCTATCTCCTGACGGGGTATTTATTCTTAGGGATTTCCATCCTGTGACGACTAAGCTTATTTCGTCCAAAGGATCTACTGCTAAGGTTCGCAAGCACAAAGTTAGCGGTGACTATTTCGATACGACATTGGAAGAAAAAAAGGTCTCGTACTCTAAGTATTTGCCTTCCACAGGTAAACCAGTAGGTGAACAGGAACATAGCGATGTATATTGGCGCCGCTGGACACTTGGAGAAATTGTAACAGCTGCTGCCAGTTCTGGACTTGTGATCCGCCAATTAGTCGAAGAACCCAATCTATCCTCGGACGTTTATGATAAAGGAATACCAAAGACGTTCACCTTGGTGGCCGGAAAGGGTCTGTAA
- a CDS encoding sensor histidine kinase: MKRHRFFRSRSIHTNIAISFSLLILCTTIVLSYTSYRLSSAAVMGNSVAYTSQLIEQVKLNIENYISNMESIAALVLTSSDLEKYVKGSSSGQEREAKDKQLASQYLRSVVQSRTDISSIVYASSEGITVSDRLDAVLKPLPELVSQEWYQQAMNQTGVAVSSSHVQHLFQDEYRWVVSISRKLLDTFSEMEAERQGVLLVDLNYSVINNLCKQIELGKRGYVFIVDPAGSLVYHPQQQLIYSQLKFEQLETVLGIKSGSVTVNTGDEQKLYTVDTTSFGWKIVGVTYPDDLVANKQRMQGTAALWGAVSLIFAMATSVFLSYALTKPLKKLEMNMKKAERGEFDIRVEIESTNEIGKLARTFNLMIMKIKELMSQIVMEQEMKRVSELKALQAQIKPHFLYNTLDSIIWMAETGKMEEVVEMTSSLSKLLRSTIGEGEELIPIARELEHIRHYLTIQNMRYRHKFTYSIEVHEDILECSILKLVLQPLVENAIYHGIKHNPEQGHILIRGKREQSDIIIQIIDNGVGMDTEQIGKLLLQKADYKSGSGVGVANVNHRIQLYFGDHYGLSFASEMEEGTTVTLSIPALYEEES, encoded by the coding sequence ATGAAACGTCATCGCTTCTTTCGAAGTCGAAGTATTCATACTAATATTGCTATTTCATTTTCACTTCTTATCCTCTGTACGACTATCGTGCTGAGCTATACTTCATATCGGCTCTCCTCAGCCGCTGTCATGGGGAATTCCGTAGCCTACACTTCACAATTAATAGAACAAGTAAAACTGAACATCGAGAATTACATTAGCAATATGGAGAGTATTGCTGCATTGGTGTTAACTAGCAGTGATCTAGAAAAGTATGTGAAAGGTTCGAGTTCGGGGCAAGAAAGAGAGGCCAAGGATAAGCAGTTAGCAAGCCAATATCTTCGTTCTGTAGTCCAGTCCCGCACCGATATTTCTTCTATAGTGTATGCAAGCTCGGAAGGAATAACGGTTTCAGATCGACTGGATGCAGTTTTGAAACCGCTTCCCGAGTTGGTTTCTCAAGAATGGTATCAGCAAGCTATGAACCAGACCGGAGTTGCTGTTTCCTCCTCGCATGTACAGCACCTATTTCAGGATGAATACCGATGGGTAGTGTCGATCAGTAGAAAGCTCTTGGATACTTTTTCCGAAATGGAAGCAGAACGACAGGGTGTGCTACTCGTAGATCTTAATTACAGCGTTATTAATAATCTGTGCAAACAAATCGAACTGGGAAAGCGCGGTTATGTATTCATCGTAGATCCGGCGGGGAGCCTGGTCTATCATCCTCAACAGCAACTGATCTACTCGCAGCTCAAGTTTGAGCAATTGGAAACGGTTCTCGGGATTAAGAGTGGATCAGTTACGGTTAACACTGGGGACGAACAGAAACTGTACACCGTGGATACAACCAGCTTTGGCTGGAAGATTGTGGGGGTTACCTATCCAGATGATCTGGTTGCTAACAAACAGCGGATGCAAGGGACCGCCGCCCTGTGGGGAGCAGTAAGTCTGATCTTCGCTATGGCAACATCCGTGTTCCTCTCGTACGCTCTGACCAAACCGCTCAAGAAACTGGAAATGAACATGAAAAAAGCGGAACGAGGAGAGTTCGACATTCGTGTGGAGATTGAAAGCACGAACGAGATAGGCAAGCTTGCCCGAACTTTTAATCTTATGATCATGAAGATTAAGGAGTTGATGAGTCAGATTGTCATGGAGCAAGAGATGAAACGTGTGAGTGAGTTGAAGGCACTCCAAGCTCAGATTAAACCCCACTTTTTGTATAATACGCTAGACTCGATCATCTGGATGGCAGAGACTGGAAAGATGGAGGAGGTGGTCGAAATGACCTCATCTCTATCGAAGCTGCTGCGTTCTACGATCGGAGAGGGCGAGGAATTGATTCCGATCGCAAGAGAACTAGAGCATATTCGGCACTATCTAACGATCCAGAACATGCGCTATCGCCATAAATTCACTTATTCTATAGAGGTTCATGAAGATATTCTTGAATGCAGTATTTTGAAATTGGTCCTTCAACCCTTAGTTGAAAATGCAATCTATCATGGCATAAAGCATAATCCTGAACAAGGTCACATTCTGATTAGGGGCAAAAGAGAGCAAAGCGATATTATTATTCAGATTATTGACAATGGTGTCGGCATGGATACAGAGCAGATTGGCAAGTTACTGCTTCAAAAGGCAGATTATAAGAGTGGCAGTGGTGTAGGAGTCGCGAATGTGAACCATCGAATTCAGCTTTATTTCGGGGACCATTATGGTTTGTCTTTTGCAAGCGAAATGGAAGAAGGGACGACGGTTACGTTAAGTATTCCAGCGCTCTATGAGGAGGAGAGTTAA
- a CDS encoding substrate-binding domain-containing protein, with product MGSLWSKIGLSALLLFFIVALGWVGYRMFTNELGTKVRTIIYVPKTIDSSIEFWEVMKQGVATAAKEFGADVHMVGTDTELDVDKQIQLLEQAIQEKPDAIILAATDYYRLVPIAEQIKAAGITLITVDSGLNGGVSESFIATDNYEAGRKAGQELIKNIHSDDQVAIINFVQGSATAIEREKGVRDALSQNGVNHVHDTLYSNGSSRKAYQLTIDLLKNQPQLKGIIGLNEPSTLGAGLAIMDMGLKSKVKLVGFDNSSSEVQLLEKEIMLGTVIQKPFTMGYLAVKTALEVVSGNKVDPIMDTGSEFITKENMYTSENEKLMFPFIE from the coding sequence ATGGGCTCACTTTGGTCAAAAATAGGCCTGTCTGCTCTACTGTTATTCTTCATTGTAGCGCTTGGGTGGGTAGGCTATCGTATGTTTACGAATGAACTTGGTACCAAGGTCAGAACTATTATCTACGTTCCTAAGACCATCGATAGTAGTATTGAATTCTGGGAAGTGATGAAACAAGGTGTGGCGACTGCTGCCAAGGAATTCGGTGCAGATGTACATATGGTAGGAACAGATACCGAGCTAGATGTGGATAAGCAGATACAACTGCTAGAACAGGCGATTCAGGAGAAGCCCGATGCCATTATTTTGGCTGCTACCGATTATTATCGTCTCGTTCCGATTGCAGAGCAGATTAAGGCTGCGGGCATCACTCTTATTACGGTGGATTCGGGACTGAATGGCGGTGTATCAGAGAGTTTTATCGCCACAGATAATTACGAAGCAGGACGTAAAGCAGGGCAGGAGTTGATTAAAAATATTCATAGCGACGATCAAGTCGCCATTATTAATTTTGTACAAGGCTCCGCTACAGCTATAGAGAGGGAGAAAGGGGTTCGGGATGCGTTATCTCAGAATGGAGTTAATCATGTGCATGATACCCTTTACAGTAACGGATCTTCGCGGAAGGCATACCAATTAACTATTGACCTTCTAAAGAATCAGCCACAACTAAAGGGAATTATTGGCCTAAATGAGCCATCTACATTAGGTGCGGGTCTGGCAATTATGGATATGGGCCTAAAATCAAAAGTGAAGTTGGTTGGATTCGACAATTCCAGTAGTGAAGTTCAGTTGCTGGAGAAAGAAATTATGCTGGGAACGGTAATTCAAAAACCTTTTACTATGGGGTATTTGGCTGTGAAAACCGCACTTGAGGTCGTTTCAGGTAACAAAGTAGATCCTATTATGGATACAGGCTCCGAATTCATTACGAAGGAAAATATGTACACAAGCGAGAATGAAAAGTTAATGTTTCCCTTCATAGAATAA
- a CDS encoding ABC transporter substrate-binding protein, with translation MKQRRRGIIMIASLLLATTLLGACNNSDSKKSASGSDKPYIPVISKGFQHQFWQAVKQGAEKAAKEFNVEITFEGPENESQVDKQIEMLQTALDKKPAAIALAALDSKAAIPYLEKAKENNIPIIGFDSGVDSDIPVATAATDNKAAAALAADKMAELVGKKGKVGLVVHDQTSSTGQQRRDGFLEQMKAKYPDIEVLEPQYGGGDQLKSTDLAKAMMQANPDLKGIYGSNEGSAVGVANAVNELQMGGKIVVIGFDSGKQLMDAIRSGVVAGAVTQDPIGIGYQAVKAAVQAIKGETVEKNIDTGFHWYDKNNIDSDEIKPLLYE, from the coding sequence ATGAAACAGCGTCGCAGAGGGATTATCATGATTGCCAGTTTGTTACTGGCTACTACCTTACTTGGTGCTTGTAACAACAGTGATAGCAAAAAGAGTGCATCCGGTTCAGACAAACCATATATCCCAGTCATTTCAAAAGGATTTCAGCATCAATTCTGGCAAGCGGTTAAGCAAGGAGCTGAGAAGGCTGCTAAGGAGTTTAACGTCGAGATCACGTTTGAAGGACCTGAAAATGAGAGTCAGGTAGATAAACAAATTGAAATGTTGCAGACGGCGCTAGACAAGAAACCTGCAGCAATCGCATTAGCAGCTCTGGACAGCAAAGCAGCGATTCCTTATCTGGAAAAAGCAAAGGAAAACAATATTCCAATCATTGGCTTTGACTCTGGAGTAGACAGCGATATCCCTGTAGCAACAGCAGCGACTGACAATAAAGCGGCAGCAGCATTGGCAGCTGATAAAATGGCTGAGTTGGTTGGCAAGAAGGGCAAAGTAGGTCTAGTCGTACATGACCAAACAAGTAGCACAGGACAACAGCGTCGTGATGGCTTCTTAGAACAAATGAAAGCGAAATATCCAGATATTGAAGTGTTAGAGCCGCAATATGGCGGTGGAGATCAGTTGAAATCCACGGATCTAGCTAAAGCGATGATGCAGGCCAATCCAGACCTTAAAGGGATCTATGGCTCAAATGAAGGTTCTGCAGTAGGTGTGGCTAATGCGGTAAATGAATTGCAGATGGGTGGAAAGATTGTGGTCATCGGCTTTGACTCCGGTAAACAGTTAATGGACGCAATTCGTAGTGGTGTTGTGGCTGGTGCTGTTACACAGGATCCCATTGGTATTGGTTATCAAGCAGTGAAGGCAGCTGTTCAGGCGATTAAAGGGGAGACCGTAGAAAAGAATATTGACACCGGGTTTCACTGGTATGATAAGAACAATATTGATTCCGATGAAATCAAACCTCTGCTATACGAATAG
- a CDS encoding ABC transporter permease: MRIANKVISQPIGSKQTGGQSGFKQKLLAFASLIILVIVFSVASSNFFQFSNLVGILVSTAVIGVLALGATFVIITGGIDLALGTVMTFSSVMVGVIITFWGLPVPLGILGGILAGALCGFISGLMVAKMSIPPFIATLAIMMVTKGLSLVITGAKPIYFNDDPIFAKIAMGKMIPGIPNTIVIFLLLGVIASVILSKTIIGRYNFALGSNEEATRLSGVNTVKWKIVIYTITGIFSGIAGILMASRLNSAQPSLGTGYELEAIAAVVIGGTSLSGGVGSILGTIIGALIMSVLTNGLQIMSVAQEWRTVIVGVVIIIAVYADILRRRKQ; this comes from the coding sequence ATGAGGATCGCAAATAAAGTGATTAGCCAACCTATCGGCTCGAAGCAAACCGGGGGGCAATCAGGATTCAAACAAAAATTATTGGCATTCGCAAGTTTGATCATATTGGTCATCGTATTTTCCGTAGCATCAAGTAACTTTTTTCAGTTCTCTAATCTAGTGGGTATTCTCGTCTCTACAGCTGTAATCGGAGTATTAGCGCTAGGAGCAACCTTTGTAATTATTACGGGTGGAATCGACCTAGCTTTGGGAACTGTGATGACCTTCTCCTCGGTGATGGTTGGTGTCATCATTACATTCTGGGGACTACCCGTTCCACTTGGAATTCTAGGCGGGATTCTAGCGGGTGCACTGTGTGGATTTATAAGCGGTTTGATGGTGGCGAAGATGAGTATTCCGCCCTTTATCGCTACTCTAGCGATCATGATGGTTACTAAGGGATTGTCACTTGTCATAACGGGTGCCAAGCCGATTTATTTCAATGATGATCCGATATTTGCCAAGATTGCAATGGGCAAGATGATCCCTGGCATTCCTAATACCATCGTAATCTTCCTATTGCTCGGTGTTATTGCAAGCGTCATCTTATCGAAAACAATTATTGGACGCTATAACTTTGCACTTGGCAGCAATGAAGAAGCGACTCGCTTATCAGGTGTGAATACGGTCAAATGGAAAATTGTGATCTATACCATTACAGGGATCTTCAGTGGAATCGCTGGTATCCTGATGGCATCCCGACTTAATTCAGCCCAGCCGTCACTTGGTACTGGTTATGAGCTTGAAGCCATAGCAGCCGTTGTAATTGGAGGTACATCTTTAAGTGGGGGCGTCGGTTCTATTCTGGGTACGATTATCGGTGCACTGATAATGAGTGTACTGACAAATGGCTTGCAGATTATGTCCGTTGCACAGGAATGGCGAACAGTCATTGTTGGTGTAGTCATCATCATAGCAGTATATGCTGATATTCTGCGCAGACGGAAGCAATGA